The following are encoded in a window of Thermoprotei archaeon genomic DNA:
- a CDS encoding thioesterase family protein — protein sequence MNDFRVQFRVSWVETDAAQVVHFTNYFRYFERAEEALYNKLGFDFLSLSKYGVWIPRVEAHCKYLSSCRFNDLIEVSIRVEEIKEKAIRYGFMVNNLTTGKKAAEGYVVIVSVSINENRAVPIPKEIVEKIRSFFEGNVV from the coding sequence ATGAACGATTTCCGAGTCCAGTTTCGAGTCTCATGGGTTGAAACCGATGCTGCACAGGTTGTGCATTTTACAAATTATTTTAGATATTTTGAAAGAGCAGAAGAAGCACTCTATAATAAACTTGGGTTTGATTTTCTATCTCTCTCTAAATATGGTGTTTGGATTCCAAGAGTAGAAGCACACTGTAAATATTTATCATCATGTAGGTTTAATGACCTAATAGAAGTTTCAATACGTGTTGAGGAGATTAAAGAGAAGGCAATAAGATATGGTTTCATGGTTAATAATTTAACAACTGGTAAAAAAGCTGCTGAAGGATATGTTGTGATTGTTTCTGTTAGCATTAATGAGAATCGTGCTGTACCTATACCAAAGGAAATCGTAGAAAAAATAAGATCATTTTTTGAAGGAAACGTAGTTTAG
- a CDS encoding archaemetzincin family Zn-dependent metalloprotease, whose translation MKIVVIALNDVDKEILNYVCKYLRERVFDCECVVDSSLELGLRFYNSVRKQYNSDLILEWIKQNMAWYNADVIVGIGDFDAYANGLNFIFGEAYPKNRVCSVYLERLKTEDRDLYNERIIKEVIHEIGHVLGLQHCGNPECIMYFSRTIADTDRKKPMYCKKCSQLLLRDRVPLKIS comes from the coding sequence GTGAAAATAGTTGTAATTGCATTAAATGATGTCGATAAAGAAATATTAAATTATGTTTGTAAATATTTGCGAGAAAGAGTATTTGATTGTGAGTGCGTTGTGGACAGCTCATTAGAGTTGGGCTTGAGATTTTATAATAGTGTGCGTAAACAGTATAATAGTGATTTAATCCTTGAATGGATCAAGCAGAACATGGCATGGTACAATGCTGACGTTATTGTTGGGATTGGCGATTTTGATGCTTATGCTAATGGTCTGAATTTTATATTTGGCGAGGCCTATCCAAAAAATCGCGTGTGCTCAGTTTATTTAGAGCGTCTTAAAACAGAAGACCGTGATTTATATAATGAGCGCATAATTAAAGAGGTTATTCACGAGATTGGTCATGTACTTGGTTTACAACATTGTGGAAACCCAGAATGTATAATGTATTTTAGCAGAACGATTGCTGATACGGACCGTAAGAAACCGATGTATTGCAAAAAATGCTCACAATTACTATTACGAGATAGAGTCCCCCTTAAAATTTCTTAA
- a CDS encoding HAD family hydrolase, which yields MVVRLVFVDFWGTLFRLEVSVNEYLNERSILFRNVLHGFGYNFSVEFLKERYQIVRTVVNSVRYSLNVEVPLLVELRSLIRVLGISDSYEIERALVRVYERLIVKYLKPVSDVEYFLSGLKGMNLLLVLVSNTSDSRILKLVLKKYHLDKYFDFMVFSDKVGYTKPHKIIYKKVLRKFHVSPNECVMVGDEDVDSMGARSLGITSIILNSNVKADYNVNNLREAYRVIVDLLNKGGLV from the coding sequence TTATTTAGGCTTGAAGTATCCGTTAATGAGTATCTTAATGAACGCAGTATTCTTTTTAGAAATGTTTTGCATGGTTTTGGTTATAACTTTTCTGTTGAGTTTTTGAAAGAACGTTATCAGATTGTCCGTACTGTAGTAAATAGTGTGAGATATTCTTTAAACGTGGAAGTACCTTTGTTGGTTGAGCTCAGATCCTTGATTAGAGTTCTCGGCATAAGTGATAGTTATGAGATAGAAAGGGCGTTAGTAAGGGTTTATGAGAGATTAATTGTGAAATATTTGAAGCCGGTTAGTGATGTTGAATATTTTCTCTCTGGATTAAAAGGAATGAACTTATTATTGGTTTTGGTTTCGAACACGTCTGATTCTAGAATTTTGAAGTTGGTTTTGAAAAAGTATCATCTGGATAAGTATTTTGATTTCATGGTTTTTTCTGATAAAGTAGGATATACAAAACCTCACAAAATAATTTATAAGAAAGTTTTAAGGAAATTCCATGTAAGTCCTAATGAATGTGTAATGGTGGGTGATGAGGATGTTGATTCAATGGGAGCTAGATCATTAGGTATTACTTCGATTATTTTAAATAGTAATGTTAAGGCTGATTATAATGTGAATAATCTGAGGGAGGCGTACCGTGTGATTGTAGATCTATTAAATAAAGGTGGTTTAGTGTGA